The genomic segment ATCTTTTGTCATTTCGAGGAGTGCCAGATATTCGAATCCTTAGGTTTATTGCAGAAGCAATAACTGGCAGTTTCATATAATCTGAATGTTCTCCAAAAAGGCATATCCTTCCTGGTGCAGAAACGCTCAGAAATTTCATGGGAGCTGTTTTAACATTTCTTCGCATGTTAGAAACTCCTCCAAAGTATTTATACCCAAAATGAATCTTGGGTCAACTACAGAATATGTTTCAACCTTTTTTCCGTGCTTTGTTAGAATTTCAACAATATCGGTAAGGTAATACTCCTTTTTTACATTATCATTTTTTATTTCTGATAGGAGCGGCAAAACCACCTCTGCCTTAAAGCAATAATGAGAAGAGTTAACCTCTTCTATCATCTTTATTTCAGGGGAGGCATCAAATTCCTCCACAATCTTTATCACCTTGTTATTTTTATCTCTAACTACTCTTCCGTAAGGAGGAGGATTATCAAAATATGTGGTAATAAGTGTTGCATCCGCATCAGTTTCTTGATGATGCTGAATCAAGCCTTTAATAATCTTAAAATTGATTAAAGGCGCATCACCAACAAGCACTACCAAATCTCCGATGAAATTTTTGAGTAACTCTCTTGTCTGCATAAGGGCATGTCCTGTTCCAAGTTGCTTTTTTTGTAGCACATACTCAAAATCATATCCAAGGGATTTTATAACATTTTTAGCTTTATATCCAACCACAACAATAATTCTTTTTATACCAGCCCCAATGCATGCGTCAACAACATATTTTACAATGGGCTTCCCTGATATCTGCATTGTAACTTTAACTGTGTCTGATTTCATTCTGGTTCCTTTGCCAGCTGCCAGTATGATTCCGACTCTCTCCCTCATCTGCTCATTCTCTCCTTCATTAATTTAATAAATTCTTTTACAGGAAAAATAACCCAAAAAATAAAAACAATGAAGCCGATAAACCAGATTATCCAGGTAAACCAATCAAAATTCATGGAACACCCTAATCAAAGTAAAGTCTAAACAATCCACCCGCAAAGTACACAATCATAGAGCCAATGGAAAGCCATGCTGCAAATTTACCAAACCCTATTCCTCCCAGGATTATGCTAATTAGAAATGAGATAAGCCCAGAAACGAATATGCCAAGCATCAATCTTCCCCCTCTGGATACAGGGATTATGTAATATCCAGAACCTCTCTCTGTTTCTTTATGTCCTGGTTTTGTAGCCATGCGGATAGTTTTTGCCTTATCCATCTGAGCATTGTTTCTAAACAATGGGCTAAAAATTGGTGTGAAGATAAGAGCAGCTCCTGCACTGCAAAAAGTTGCATACGTGCTCGCATTGGGCGAACCAGCAAAAAAGAGGAAAACACAAAATGCGCCTGTGATAGCACCTGAAAGGTAACCTACAAAGGCACCAACCCAGTTGGCTCCTTTCCAGAATATTCCATAAACTATGGCAATAACAAACAAAGGCATGTCTGTTATCCCGATTAATGTGAGATATGCATTCACAGCTCCTAATTTCTTAGCAAGGAGGGAAAAACTCACCATGAATATGCCCACAAACAGAGTAACTATTCTCGCAAC from the Acidobacteriota bacterium genome contains:
- a CDS encoding sugar phosphate nucleotidyltransferase, yielding MRERVGIILAAGKGTRMKSDTVKVTMQISGKPIVKYVVDACIGAGIKRIIVVVGYKAKNVIKSLGYDFEYVLQKKQLGTGHALMQTRELLKNFIGDLVVLVGDAPLINFKIIKGLIQHHQETDADATLITTYFDNPPPYGRVVRDKNNKVIKIVEEFDASPEIKMIEEVNSSHYCFKAEVVLPLLSEIKNDNVKKEYYLTDIVEILTKHGKKVETYSVVDPRFILGINTLEEFLTCEEMLKQLP